Proteins encoded in a region of the Panicum hallii strain FIL2 chromosome 3, PHallii_v3.1, whole genome shotgun sequence genome:
- the LOC112885370 gene encoding uncharacterized protein LOC112885370, with product MAGEDSHKNLEKNKGKEDEMHKEDDNAKFDVSKGSKKSGDHKKNSKSKSKKIVIESSSSPISSIEQPDSDDESFGPTMQQLFHHNAQAATILLSSLSREEFDKVDGLQSAKEIWDTLKVAHEGTKTIRKARIEMIEGELGRFAMLDDETPQEMYTRLKKMINQVRSLGSKKWTDHEVVKRMIRAFSVRNITLCTLIRESPNYKKMTPKEVLGKIINHQMMESEAKYVKSLSKGTSTSRGQDIALKANKKEKSQKVVQESSSSDNDKKRKDNKEKKYFTKDKKFFKKKQSGEAHLGKEWGSDDESSNSDEEEVATLAFNKTSLFPNLKDGTNITHTCLMARGGKRKVKTIPCSSPKYTTSDDESTSSSSSENDNDIDMIAMLKNLDKNAIAKFNELMEELNEKNDFLEKQEDLLILEKKKNLELKELITKQEEKCKALDKELAESKETKTSLKSANVALQDELVCLNKSLELQFDTLLSNASTSQHDPSINPSIA from the exons ATGGCTGGAGAAGATTCACACAAGAATCTTgagaagaacaagggcaaagAAGATGAGATGCACAAGGAAGACGACAACGCTAAGTTTGATGTATCCAAAGGCTCCAAGAAGAGTGGAGATCACAAAAAGAAtagcaagagcaagagcaagaAAATAGTGATTGAATCATCCTCATCCCCAATATCAA GTATTGAGCAGCCGGATAGTGACGATGAAAGCTTTGGACCAACTATGCAACAATTGTTCCACCACAATGCTCAAGCCGCAACCATCCTCCTTTCATCCTTGAGTAGAGAGGAATTTGATAAAGTGGatggattgcaaagtgcaaagGAGATATGGGATACTCTCAAAGTGGCACATGAAGGCACCAAGACCATTCGGAAAGCAAGAATTGAGATGATTGAAGGAGAACTTGGGAGGTTTGCCATGTTGGATGATGAAACCCCCCAAGAGATGTACACGAGGCTCAAGAAGATGATCAATCAAGTGAGGAGTCTTGGAAGCAAGAAGTGGACAGACCATGAAGTGGTCAAGAGGATGATTAGGGCCTTTTCGGTAAGGAACATAACCTTATGTACCTTGATAAGGGAGAGTCCCAACTACAAGAAGATGACACCAAAAGAAGTACTTGGCAAGATTATCAACCATCAGATGATGGAAAGTGAAGCCAAGTATgtgaagagcttgtccaagggaACCTCAACCTCAAGAGGGCAAGACATTGCCCTCAAGGCAAACAAGAAGGAGAAGAGCCAGAAAGTAGTGCAAGAATCCTCATCAAGTGACAATGATA agaagaggaaggacaacaaggaGAAGAAGTACTTCACCAAGGACAAGAAGTTCTTCAAGAAGAAACAAAGTGGTGAAGCACATCTTGGCAAGGAGTGGGGCTCCGATGATGAGAGCTCCAACTCGGATGAAGAAGAAGTGGCCACACTCGCCTTTAACAAGacttctctcttccccaacctcaAGGATGGGACGAacatcactcacacttgtcttatgGCAAGGGGAGGTAAAAGAAAGGTAAAAACCATCCCATGTTCTTCTCCTAAGTACACTACTAGTGATGATGAAAGTACATCTAGTAGCTCTAGTGaaaatgataatgatattgatatGATTGCCATGCTCAAGAATCTAGATAAAAATGCTATTGCTAAGTTTAACGAACTCATGGAAGAGTTAAACGAGAAGAATGATTTCCTTGAGAAACAAGAGGACTTGCTCATTCTTGAAAAGAAGAAAAACCTTGAACTCAAGGAGCTCATAACCaagcaagaagaaaaatgtaagGCCTTGGATAAGGAACTTGCGGAAAGCAAGGAGACTAAGACTAGTCTCAAGAGTGCAAATGTTGCACTTCAAGATGAACTTGTTTGCTTAAACaaaagccttgaattgcaatttgACACTCTCTTATCCAACGCCTCAACATCTCAACATGACCCATCAATCAACCCCTCCATAGCATAA